One Streptomyces sp. P9-A2 DNA window includes the following coding sequences:
- the tesB gene encoding acyl-CoA thioesterase II, producing MSQALQDLLDLLDLEQIEENIFRGQSRLAVVPRVFGGQVAAQALVAAGRTVPADRPAHSLHAYFLRPGDAGAPIVYTVDRIRDGRSFTTRRVVAVQHGKPIFHLSASFQTYEEGLEHQEPMPSAPDPDALPTSQARLRDYRHLDPDVVERFLEARGAVDLRYVDEPPYGRFGEPRAPHSQVWFRTNGKLADDPLLHVVLATYVSDMTLLDSVLLAHGRGGWAVGDVVGASLDHAMWFHRPFRADAWLLYDQQSPSTHGGRGLGQGRIYTQDGRLAVSVIQEGLVRVPREEQPPRPS from the coding sequence ATGAGCCAGGCACTACAGGATCTCCTCGATCTGCTCGACCTCGAGCAGATCGAGGAGAACATCTTCCGCGGCCAGTCCCGCCTCGCCGTCGTCCCCCGGGTCTTCGGCGGGCAGGTCGCCGCGCAGGCGCTGGTCGCCGCCGGGCGCACCGTCCCCGCGGACCGGCCCGCCCACTCCCTGCACGCGTACTTCCTGCGTCCCGGCGACGCCGGCGCGCCCATCGTCTACACCGTCGACCGGATCCGTGACGGCCGCTCCTTCACCACCCGCCGGGTCGTCGCGGTCCAGCACGGCAAGCCGATCTTCCACCTCTCGGCGTCCTTCCAGACGTACGAGGAGGGCCTGGAGCACCAGGAGCCGATGCCGTCCGCGCCCGACCCGGACGCGCTCCCCACCTCCCAGGCACGGCTGCGCGACTACCGGCACCTCGACCCCGACGTCGTCGAGCGCTTCCTGGAGGCCCGCGGGGCCGTGGACCTGCGCTACGTCGACGAGCCGCCCTACGGCCGCTTCGGCGAGCCCCGCGCACCCCACTCCCAGGTGTGGTTCCGCACCAACGGCAAACTCGCTGACGACCCGCTGCTGCACGTCGTCCTCGCCACCTACGTCTCCGACATGACGCTGCTGGACTCGGTGCTGCTCGCCCACGGCCGCGGCGGCTGGGCGGTGGGGGACGTGGTCGGGGCCTCCCTCGACCACGCGATGTGGTTCCACCGCCCGTTCCGTGCCGACGCATGGCTGCTGTACGACCAGCAGTCCCCGTCCACGCACGGCGGCCGGGGCCTCGGCCAGGGCCGCATCTACACCCAGGACGGCCGCCTCGCGGTCTCGGTCATCCAGGAGGGCCTGGTCCGCGTCCCGCGCGAGGAGCAGCCCCCACGGCCGTCCTGA
- a CDS encoding carboxyl transferase domain-containing protein, producing the protein MHEAPELHSAADPASESFRANEEAHRALVEELRVKLAAAALGGGERARARHTARGKLLPRERVDTLLDPGSPFLELAPLAADGMYEGQAPAAGVIAGIGRVAGRECVVVANDATVKGGTYYPMTVKKHLRAQEVALDNRLPCVYLVDSGGAFLPMQDEVFPDRDHFGRIFYNQARMSGAGIPQIAAVLGSCTAGGAYVPAMSDEAVIVRGQGTIFLGGPPLVKAATGEVVTAEELGGGEVHARVSGVTDHLAEDDAHALRIVRNIVATLPARGPLPWGVEQAVEPKVDPLSLYGAVPVDSRTPYDVREVVARVVDGSRFAEFKAEFGQTLVTGFARIHGHPVGIVANNGILFSESAQKGAHFIELCDQRGIPLVFLQNISGFMVGKDYEAGGIAKHGAKMVTAVACTRVPKLTVVVGGSYGAGNYSMCGRAYSPRFLWMWPGAKISVMGGEQAASVLATVKRDRSEARGESWPAEDEEAFKAPIRAQYERQGNAYYATARLWDDGVIDPLETRQVLGLALTACANAPLSDPQFGVFRM; encoded by the coding sequence ATGCACGAGGCACCGGAGCTTCACAGCGCGGCCGATCCCGCGTCGGAGTCCTTTCGGGCCAACGAGGAGGCGCACCGCGCGCTCGTCGAGGAGCTGCGCGTCAAACTGGCGGCGGCCGCGCTCGGCGGGGGCGAGCGGGCGCGGGCCCGGCACACCGCGCGGGGCAAACTGCTGCCGCGCGAGCGCGTGGACACCCTCCTCGACCCCGGTTCGCCCTTCCTGGAACTGGCCCCGCTGGCGGCCGACGGGATGTACGAGGGGCAGGCCCCGGCGGCCGGGGTGATCGCCGGGATCGGGCGGGTCGCCGGACGCGAGTGCGTGGTGGTCGCCAATGACGCGACCGTCAAGGGCGGCACCTACTACCCGATGACGGTGAAGAAGCACCTGCGCGCGCAGGAGGTGGCCCTGGACAACCGGCTGCCCTGTGTCTACCTGGTGGACTCCGGTGGGGCGTTCCTGCCGATGCAGGACGAGGTGTTCCCGGACCGGGACCACTTCGGGCGGATCTTCTACAACCAGGCCCGGATGTCCGGCGCCGGCATCCCGCAGATCGCGGCGGTGCTGGGTTCGTGCACGGCGGGCGGGGCGTACGTCCCGGCGATGAGCGACGAGGCGGTGATCGTGCGCGGCCAGGGCACGATCTTCCTCGGCGGCCCGCCCCTGGTGAAGGCGGCCACCGGCGAGGTGGTCACGGCGGAGGAGCTGGGCGGCGGCGAGGTGCACGCGCGGGTCTCCGGCGTCACCGACCATCTCGCCGAGGACGACGCGCACGCGCTCAGGATCGTGCGGAACATCGTCGCGACCCTCCCGGCGCGCGGTCCGCTCCCCTGGGGGGTCGAGCAGGCCGTGGAGCCCAAGGTCGACCCGCTGTCGCTGTACGGCGCGGTCCCGGTCGACTCCCGTACGCCGTACGACGTGCGGGAGGTCGTCGCGCGCGTGGTGGACGGGTCGCGGTTCGCCGAGTTCAAGGCGGAGTTCGGGCAGACCCTGGTCACCGGTTTCGCCCGGATCCACGGCCATCCGGTGGGGATCGTCGCCAACAACGGCATCCTGTTCTCCGAGTCGGCCCAGAAGGGCGCCCACTTCATCGAGCTGTGCGACCAGCGCGGCATCCCGCTGGTGTTCCTGCAGAACATCTCCGGCTTCATGGTCGGCAAGGACTACGAGGCCGGCGGCATCGCCAAGCACGGCGCCAAGATGGTGACGGCGGTGGCGTGCACGCGGGTGCCGAAGCTGACGGTGGTGGTCGGCGGTTCGTACGGCGCGGGCAACTACTCGATGTGCGGCAGGGCGTACTCGCCCCGTTTCCTGTGGATGTGGCCGGGCGCCAAGATCTCGGTCATGGGCGGTGAACAGGCCGCCTCGGTGCTGGCGACGGTCAAACGCGACCGGTCGGAGGCGCGCGGGGAGAGCTGGCCGGCCGAGGACGAGGAGGCGTTCAAGGCGCCGATCCGCGCGCAGTACGAGCGGCAGGGCAATGCCTACTACGCGACGGCCCGCCTGTGGGACGACGGGGTGATCGACCCGCTGGAGACCCGGCAGGTCCTGGGCCTGGCCCTGACCGCGTGCGCCAACGCGCCACTGAGTGACCCTCAGTTCGGCGTCTTCCGGATGTGA
- a CDS encoding RNA-guided endonuclease InsQ/TnpB family protein — MSRFRMYPTSEQAERMLLHCAHARYVWNLAVEQHAHWELGRKPAPGFAEQCRQLTEARRENAWIAAGNADVQQQALKDFAKAKNARFTSGFGEPTWRRKHRHEGFRVIGTDRVPESNPDGAPKLNARGRQVMGRSVVVRKLNRRWARAKVPGCGWVRFRLTRAELPRAKTFRVTFRNNRWHIAFAVVPEPADGPGTGEVIGIDRGVKITAALSDGRKLNCPQLTARERADPQAPAARGPRPQGQ; from the coding sequence ATGTCACGTTTCCGGATGTACCCGACGAGCGAGCAGGCGGAACGGATGCTGTTGCACTGTGCGCACGCCCGGTACGTGTGGAATCTGGCCGTCGAGCAGCACGCGCACTGGGAGCTCGGGCGGAAGCCCGCGCCCGGGTTCGCCGAGCAGTGCCGTCAGCTCACCGAGGCCCGGCGGGAGAACGCGTGGATCGCTGCGGGAAACGCGGACGTGCAGCAGCAGGCCCTGAAGGACTTCGCCAAGGCCAAGAACGCCCGGTTCACCTCCGGCTTCGGCGAGCCGACCTGGCGCAGGAAACACCGGCATGAGGGTTTCCGGGTGATCGGCACCGACCGCGTCCCGGAGTCCAATCCGGACGGCGCCCCGAAGCTGAACGCCAGGGGCAGGCAGGTCATGGGCCGCTCCGTGGTGGTACGGAAACTCAACCGCCGGTGGGCGCGGGCGAAGGTACCCGGCTGCGGCTGGGTGCGCTTCCGTCTCACCCGCGCCGAGCTGCCGAGGGCGAAGACGTTCCGAGTCACCTTCCGCAACAACCGGTGGCACATCGCCTTCGCCGTCGTTCCCGAACCGGCCGACGGGCCCGGTACGGGGGAGGTCATCGGCATCGACCGGGGTGTGAAGATCACCGCTGCCCTGTCCGACGGGCGGAAACTGAACTGCCCACAGCTCACCGCCCGCGAGCGCGCGGATCCGCAAGCACCAGCGGCGCGCGGCCCGCGCCCCCAAGGGCAGTGA
- a CDS encoding RNA-guided endonuclease InsQ/TnpB family protein: MRKHQRRAARAPKGSDRKRAEHAKVARIKAREADRRKDWCEKTSTMLARTYRLIRFEKLNITTMTRSAKGTVAQPSTRVRQKAGLNRAILAQGWGLLRRRTGEKAPGRVEDVPAPYTSLRCSACGWIAKDSRKSQAEFVCVSCGFSCHADENAAVNVAAGQGGIPRPRRAAGAGGVTAATGRSSAREPRPTRVGIPLL, encoded by the coding sequence ATCCGCAAGCACCAGCGGCGCGCGGCCCGCGCCCCCAAGGGCAGTGACCGCAAGAGAGCCGAGCACGCCAAGGTCGCCAGGATCAAGGCCCGCGAGGCGGACCGGCGCAAGGACTGGTGCGAGAAGACCTCCACCATGCTCGCCCGCACCTACCGCCTGATCCGGTTCGAGAAGCTGAACATCACGACCATGACCCGCTCGGCGAAGGGAACCGTCGCACAGCCCAGTACACGGGTGCGGCAGAAGGCCGGGCTGAACCGGGCGATCCTCGCCCAGGGCTGGGGCCTGCTGCGCCGCCGGACCGGGGAGAAGGCCCCGGGCCGGGTGGAGGATGTTCCCGCCCCCTACACCTCGCTGCGGTGCAGTGCCTGCGGATGGATCGCGAAGGACTCGCGCAAGAGCCAAGCCGAGTTCGTCTGTGTGTCCTGCGGGTTCAGTTGCCACGCGGATGAGAACGCAGCGGTCAACGTCGCGGCAGGACAGGGCGGGATTCCCCGCCCCCGGCGTGCAGCCGGTGCCGGAGGGGTGACAGCGGCCACCGGCCGCTCGAGCGCCCGTGAACCTCGACCCACCCGGGTCGGAATCCCCCTCCTTTGA
- the speB gene encoding agmatinase, with protein sequence MSSNETPRGPVDSSRVPRYAGPATFARLPRLDEVGRTDIAVVGVPFDSGVSYRPGARFGGNAIREASRLLRPYNPAQDASPFALAQVADGGDIAVNPFDINEAVETVEAAADDLLGTGARLMTLGGDHTIALPLLRSVAKKHGPVALLHFDAHLDTWDTYFGAEYTHGTPFRRAVEEGILDTSALSHVGIRGPLYGRQDLTDDEKMGFGIVTSADVYRRGADEVADQLRQRIGDRPLYISIDIDCLDPAHAPGTGTPEAGGLTSRELLEILRGLASCNLVSADLVEVAPAYDHAEITSIAASHTAYELTTIMSRQIAAARKENEGK encoded by the coding sequence ATGAGCAGCAACGAGACGCCCCGCGGGCCCGTCGACTCCTCCCGCGTCCCCCGGTACGCGGGCCCCGCGACCTTCGCCCGACTGCCCCGCCTCGACGAGGTCGGCCGCACGGACATCGCCGTGGTGGGCGTGCCGTTCGACTCGGGCGTCTCCTACCGGCCGGGCGCCCGCTTCGGCGGCAACGCCATCCGTGAGGCGTCCCGGCTGCTGCGCCCCTACAACCCGGCGCAGGACGCCTCCCCCTTCGCCCTCGCCCAGGTCGCGGACGGCGGCGACATCGCCGTCAACCCGTTCGACATCAACGAGGCCGTCGAGACCGTCGAGGCCGCCGCCGACGACCTGCTCGGCACCGGCGCCCGCCTGATGACCCTCGGCGGCGACCACACCATCGCCCTGCCGCTGCTCCGCTCGGTCGCGAAGAAGCACGGCCCGGTCGCACTGCTCCACTTCGACGCCCACCTGGACACCTGGGACACCTACTTCGGCGCCGAGTACACGCACGGCACCCCGTTCCGCCGGGCCGTGGAGGAGGGCATCCTCGACACCTCCGCCCTCTCCCACGTCGGCATCCGCGGTCCGCTCTACGGCAGGCAGGACCTCACCGACGACGAGAAGATGGGCTTCGGCATCGTCACCTCGGCGGACGTCTACCGCCGGGGCGCCGACGAGGTCGCCGACCAGCTGAGGCAGCGCATCGGCGACCGCCCGCTGTACATCTCCATCGACATCGACTGCCTGGACCCGGCGCACGCCCCCGGCACCGGAACCCCCGAGGCCGGCGGCCTGACCTCCCGCGAACTCCTCGAGATCCTGCGCGGGCTGGCCTCCTGCAACCTGGTCTCGGCGGACCTTGTCGAGGTGGCCCCCGCGTACGATCACGCGGAGATCACCTCGATCGCCGCCTCCCACACGGCGTACGAGCTGACCACGATCATGTCCCGCCAGATCGCAGCGGCCCGTAAGGAGAACGAGGGCAAGTGA
- a CDS encoding PucR family transcriptional regulator, giving the protein MPDPTVPPTPPVSLDALLAREDLGLRRVAGPSDPGVVVRWAHTSEMADPYPYLLGGELLLSAGVHIPDGAGPGYFDAYVSRIVAAGGAALGFGLAPVHDTLPEALVAACDLQGLPLLEVPPRTTFSGVARAVWQLMAQARLAELRRVTEAHRGLASAAARPDPVPSVLHRLSRHLDGRAVLFGPEGTEIAAAGRALGEETDTALAKLAEVVRPPSPAGQARSRPSPASATDTVAGVRLAAYALGAGHGFVLGVAAPSRDSGDHTIASVAAVLLSLLTGEQQSGTGAARSAALVRLLLGSAPEEVAPLLGGEPWRVVHAHRTVRPSEVQPPEVQPLKTRSPETRSPGAVSPEIRPPEIRPPDALAASALGAALGSALVDPADGVVRVLVPDGREPEAQPGWTLGVSAAVAPYDWPAADTQAARALARARATRVPLVVHGARPALDDLVPAADARAHARMLLAPLAGTPALTDTLRTWLSLHGSWDRTAVALSVHRNTVRQRIARCAALLDADLDDPDVRMNLWFALRHT; this is encoded by the coding sequence ATGCCGGACCCCACGGTTCCCCCCACGCCTCCGGTGTCCCTGGACGCGCTCCTGGCACGGGAGGACCTGGGCCTGCGCCGGGTCGCCGGCCCGTCGGACCCCGGTGTCGTCGTGCGCTGGGCGCACACCTCGGAGATGGCCGACCCGTACCCGTATCTGCTGGGCGGTGAGCTGCTGCTGTCGGCGGGGGTGCACATCCCGGACGGGGCGGGCCCGGGGTACTTCGACGCCTATGTGTCCCGGATCGTGGCGGCGGGCGGCGCGGCGCTCGGTTTCGGTCTGGCCCCGGTGCACGACACCCTGCCCGAGGCACTGGTCGCGGCCTGCGACCTCCAGGGGCTGCCGCTGCTGGAGGTGCCGCCGCGGACCACGTTCTCCGGGGTGGCCCGCGCGGTGTGGCAGCTGATGGCGCAGGCCCGGCTGGCGGAGCTGCGCCGCGTGACGGAGGCCCACCGCGGTCTCGCCTCGGCCGCCGCCCGCCCGGACCCGGTCCCCTCGGTCCTGCACCGCCTCTCCCGGCACCTGGACGGCCGGGCGGTCCTCTTCGGCCCGGAGGGCACGGAGATCGCCGCCGCGGGCCGCGCCCTGGGCGAGGAGACCGACACGGCCCTGGCGAAACTGGCCGAGGTGGTACGCCCGCCCTCCCCGGCCGGGCAGGCTCGGTCCCGCCCCTCGCCCGCCTCCGCCACGGACACGGTCGCCGGGGTCCGGCTGGCCGCCTACGCGCTGGGGGCCGGGCACGGGTTCGTGCTGGGTGTCGCGGCCCCGTCGCGGGACTCCGGGGACCACACCATCGCGTCCGTGGCCGCGGTGCTGCTCTCCCTGCTGACCGGTGAGCAGCAGAGCGGCACCGGCGCGGCCCGCTCCGCCGCGCTCGTACGGCTGCTGCTGGGAAGCGCGCCCGAGGAGGTGGCGCCGTTGCTCGGCGGCGAACCGTGGCGGGTCGTGCACGCGCACCGGACCGTACGCCCCTCGGAAGTACAGCCCCCGGAAGTACAGCCCCTCAAGACCCGGTCCCCGGAGACCCGGTCCCCGGGGGCCGTATCTCCGGAGATACGGCCCCCCGAGATACGGCCCCCGGACGCCCTGGCGGCCTCCGCGCTCGGCGCGGCGCTCGGGTCGGCGCTGGTGGATCCGGCGGACGGGGTCGTGCGGGTGCTCGTGCCGGACGGACGGGAGCCGGAGGCGCAGCCGGGCTGGACCCTGGGGGTCAGCGCCGCCGTCGCCCCGTACGACTGGCCGGCGGCCGACACCCAGGCGGCCCGCGCGCTGGCCCGCGCCCGTGCCACCCGGGTCCCGCTCGTCGTGCACGGCGCCCGCCCCGCGCTGGACGACCTGGTCCCCGCGGCGGACGCCCGGGCCCACGCCCGCATGCTGCTCGCCCCGTTGGCGGGCACGCCCGCGCTCACCGACACCCTGCGCACCTGGCTGTCCCTGCACGGCAGTTGGGACCGCACCGCGGTGGCCCTGTCCGTGCACCGCAACACCGTGCGGCAGCGGATCGCCCGGTGCGCGGCCCTGCTGGACGCCGACCTGGACGACCCGGACGTCCGCATGAACCTGTGGTTCGCCCTGCGCCACACCTAA
- a CDS encoding SACE_7040 family transcriptional regulator, whose amino-acid sequence MATRTDAPTRREQILREAARLFAERGFHGVGVDEIGAAVGISGPGLYRHFPGKDAMLAELLVGISGQLLTGAKQRLKEVDGAAPEVVLDSLIEGHIDFALDDRPLITLHDRELDRLRDSDRKLVRQLQRQYVELWVGVVRALYPDLAEPAARSAVHSVFGLLNSTPHLTRSGSLPGRATTAALLHRMARGAFAAAGPA is encoded by the coding sequence ATGGCCACCAGAACCGACGCCCCGACCCGCCGCGAGCAGATCCTCAGGGAGGCCGCGCGGCTGTTCGCCGAGCGCGGTTTCCACGGAGTCGGGGTCGACGAGATAGGCGCCGCGGTCGGCATCAGCGGCCCCGGCCTGTACCGGCACTTCCCGGGCAAGGACGCGATGCTCGCGGAACTGCTGGTGGGGATCAGCGGCCAGCTGCTCACCGGCGCGAAACAGCGCCTGAAGGAGGTCGACGGGGCGGCTCCAGAGGTGGTCCTGGACTCGCTGATCGAGGGCCACATCGACTTCGCGCTCGACGACCGGCCCCTCATCACCCTGCACGACCGTGAGCTGGACCGCCTCCGGGACAGCGACCGCAAACTGGTGCGGCAGCTGCAGCGGCAGTACGTCGAACTGTGGGTCGGGGTGGTGCGCGCGCTGTACCCGGACCTGGCCGAACCCGCCGCACGCTCGGCCGTGCACTCCGTGTTCGGGCTGCTCAACTCCACCCCGCACCTCACCCGGTCCGGCTCCCTGCCCGGCCGCGCCACGACGGCGGCACTCCTGCATCGGATGGCCCGCGGCGCCTTCGCCGCGGCGGGCCCGGCCTGA
- a CDS encoding phosphatase, with translation MPISGTPSRAELLAHLAATRIAGAVATPRENNLSHYRKLANGDRHYWLGLELGDRWSDEQDVLAVMAERVGVSDDAEHRYGQDTIDPELTVAALERMAGRLRKAADGQQRVLLATGHPGGLLDVHRATAAGLRAAGCEIVVIPDGLATDEGYVMQFADVAVLEHGATLWHTHSGEPMKAILTALEREGRPLPDLVVADHGWAGYAGQHGVDSVGYADCNDPALFLAEAEGTVQVTVPLDDHVVSPRHYDAMTAYLLAEAGLDQGAR, from the coding sequence ATGCCGATATCCGGGACGCCCAGCCGCGCCGAACTCCTCGCCCACCTCGCCGCCACGCGCATCGCGGGTGCTGTCGCCACCCCGCGCGAGAACAATCTCTCCCACTACCGCAAGCTGGCGAACGGCGACCGCCACTACTGGCTCGGCCTGGAGCTCGGCGACCGCTGGAGCGACGAGCAGGACGTGCTCGCGGTGATGGCGGAGCGGGTCGGGGTCAGCGACGACGCCGAGCACCGGTACGGCCAGGACACCATCGATCCCGAGCTGACCGTGGCCGCCCTGGAGCGGATGGCGGGGCGGCTGCGGAAGGCGGCGGACGGGCAGCAGCGGGTGCTGCTGGCCACCGGTCATCCCGGCGGCCTGCTCGACGTGCACCGTGCCACGGCCGCCGGGCTGCGCGCCGCCGGCTGCGAGATCGTGGTGATCCCGGACGGGCTGGCCACGGACGAGGGCTACGTGATGCAGTTCGCGGACGTGGCGGTGCTGGAGCACGGTGCCACGCTGTGGCACACCCACTCCGGTGAGCCGATGAAGGCCATTCTCACCGCCCTGGAGCGCGAGGGCCGCCCGCTGCCCGACCTGGTGGTCGCCGACCATGGCTGGGCGGGTTACGCGGGGCAGCACGGCGTGGACTCCGTCGGCTACGCGGACTGCAACGACCCGGCACTGTTCCTGGCCGAGGCGGAGGGCACCGTCCAGGTGACGGTCCCCCTCGACGACCACGTGGTCAGCCCCCGCCACTACGACGCGATGACGGCGTACCTGCTGGCGGAGGCGGGACTGGACCAGGGCGCCCGTTAG
- a CDS encoding acyl-CoA dehydrogenase family protein, translating to MRRTVFNEDHEAFRETIRDFIEAEVVPVYDEWFAAGQAPRDFYYKLGELGIFGISVPEEFGGAGMDTHKFEAVLYEETARAGVQFGGSGVHVLLALPYLKMLATDEQKKRYLPKFATGEEMWAIAMTEPGTGSDLAGMKTTAKLSEDGTHYVLNGAKTFITGGVHADKVIVCARTDAPTAEDRRHGISLFAVDTKSEGYSVGRKLDKLGLKTSDTAELAFVDVKVPVEDLLGEENKGFSYLGHNLASERWGIAFGAYAQAKAAVRFAKQYVQERTVFGKPVAHFQNTKFELAACQAEVDAAEAVADRATEALDAGELTPAEAASAKLFCTEVAHRVIDRCLQLHGGYGYMNEYPIARLYADNRVNRIYGGTSEIMKSIIAKDMGL from the coding sequence GTGCGCCGTACGGTGTTCAACGAGGACCACGAGGCTTTCCGGGAGACCATCCGCGACTTCATCGAGGCCGAGGTCGTCCCGGTCTACGACGAGTGGTTCGCGGCGGGCCAGGCGCCCCGCGACTTCTACTACAAGCTCGGTGAGCTGGGCATCTTCGGGATCAGCGTGCCCGAGGAGTTCGGCGGCGCGGGCATGGACACCCACAAGTTCGAGGCGGTCCTCTACGAGGAGACCGCTCGCGCCGGCGTGCAGTTCGGCGGTTCCGGCGTGCACGTGCTGCTGGCCCTGCCGTACCTCAAGATGCTCGCCACCGACGAGCAGAAGAAGCGCTACCTGCCCAAGTTCGCCACCGGCGAGGAGATGTGGGCCATCGCGATGACCGAGCCGGGCACCGGCTCCGACCTCGCGGGCATGAAGACCACCGCCAAGCTCAGCGAGGACGGCACCCACTACGTCCTCAACGGCGCCAAGACCTTCATCACCGGCGGCGTCCACGCCGACAAGGTGATCGTCTGCGCCCGCACCGACGCCCCGACCGCGGAGGACCGCCGCCACGGCATCTCCCTGTTCGCCGTCGACACCAAGTCCGAGGGCTACTCCGTCGGCCGCAAGCTCGACAAGCTGGGCCTGAAGACCTCCGACACCGCCGAGCTGGCGTTCGTCGACGTCAAGGTTCCCGTCGAGGACCTCCTCGGCGAGGAGAACAAGGGCTTCTCCTACCTCGGCCACAACCTGGCCTCCGAGCGCTGGGGCATCGCCTTCGGCGCCTACGCGCAGGCCAAGGCCGCCGTCCGGTTCGCCAAGCAGTACGTGCAGGAGCGCACCGTCTTCGGCAAGCCGGTCGCCCACTTCCAGAACACCAAGTTCGAGCTGGCCGCCTGCCAGGCCGAGGTGGACGCCGCCGAGGCCGTCGCCGACCGCGCCACCGAGGCCCTGGACGCGGGCGAACTCACCCCCGCCGAGGCCGCCTCCGCCAAGCTGTTCTGCACCGAGGTCGCGCACCGCGTCATCGACCGCTGCCTCCAGCTGCACGGCGGCTACGGCTACATGAACGAGTACCCGATCGCCCGCCTGTACGCGGACAACCGCGTCAACCGCATCTACGGCGGCACCAGCGAGATCATGAAGTCGATCATCGCCAAGGACATGGGCCTGTAA